Genomic DNA from Glycine soja cultivar W05 unplaced genomic scaffold, ASM419377v2 tig00104482_3_pilon, whole genome shotgun sequence:
acgaaaaaatgaGGAAAAGAAAAGGCACCGTCAGTGTgaaaaactgacctaacactaTTTATAGCTaagtttactctatttatttatttatttattattttataaaaaaacaaactttattttattctctatcaaacaaataaataaaatatcctttttattttctcttaaatcactattttaattaataattatatcttcttatttattttatttataaaatctcatcatttttttaaaactctatttatttataaataaaaatcctttttaatctagtttatgaaaattgggatgttacacctCACTCCCAGGACTTTCAGCCTGAAGTGTGCCAAATGCAGGTGACCCAACGATGGATCTAGAATAGACTCTAGTACCATTTTAGAAAGTGGGTTATAGGCCTAACTCAATCATACAAAATCGGTTTATAAGGTGAAGTTTGTCCCacacttatatattttagtttgattttatctTTAGTCGATGTTGGACTAAATCACCACCTAAAGAGGCCACAAGTAAGGTAGGCTAAGGGGTATCCACAATTAGGAGGGCTTTTCCAACAAAAAGGAAATGCAACAAAATTAGTACTGTTTACAAACATAAATGTTAgagaaatattttgttaaaaataattttctatattttcttatcattatattttaatataatatacacttaataaaaatattaattaatgcaagatcagttaaaatatttatgagtaattattaaataagaatatttctGTCAGTTCAGTGAAAATACTTTCTTAATTTtgtaaagtaattaatatttgcAATAATTATATATGGTCAGAAGTcgaaacaattaatatttgattaaatattaaCCATGCTGTTTTGATTCCGTTTCAATAGAGCTTTTTGTGAGTACCCAAAAAAAGCTCCTTAGTTGTGTATTGTAGCTTTGGCGGGAAAATTTTAACCACATAATGACATGTGGcagggggagagagagagagagaggaggggAAAACTTCTAATATATAGTAATAGATAGATAATAGATATCATTGCTAGCATCTTTTTCTGCCCTGGCCCGACCTCTCTGGCCAATGACCAATCACAGTTTTCTGTTCTTGCATTAGAGCTCACTCTGTTAGCATTTCAGAGCTCACAAATGTCTGCTTTTTTTTCCCTCCTTTTTGGggtttttttcttccttaataTTCAACCGTTCACATTTTCGTAATTTTTGTCTAatgtgttttctgtttttttaccCTGATAATTTGACCATCATCtttcatattttgacttcattcTATATTCTTATTGCTCCTTGATTGATGGTGATTCTGAGTGTAAACTGTGACTTATTTATcatgaatttatttaattttgggtATATTATTTTTGagtatttgtattttgtatgtgcagtataaattatttagtttgtaTTATAATATGACCAGTCCCTTTGTTGTACCACTATCCGAGATTAATAACTATGATGCTGGGTATTTATGTAAATAACCATGGTATTTTTTAGatgtaaatatttcttttgataTTGCAATGGTAAAACTAAAGTAATGTTGATACTGAATTAGAGCTGTATCATAGGGGTATAAATCTGTTACAAGGCTGCAatccaagaaaataaataaataaaaaaaaacagaactagAGAGCCCCTTTTCTGAGGAAGAACCAGCTTGTTCATTCAGCCTATTCAATACCAATTTTTTGATACCCCCATTATATAATCCTTCTATATCCTCCCTCTCCCTCCTTTCTggcctttgatttttcttttctgtgtatttatctattttttcatggcagaatgaaaaaaatacttaaacttTGTTATGGTTTTTGTGCAGACGAAGCTGGTCATACATGAGGGCTTTGTAATATGGAGATAGATATCCATTGTTTTGTGTAGGTCCTGTCAAAAGATTAGGAAAAATTATATTGGTAGGCATTATTGCTTACTTCATTCGTTTCATAGGTCTTGTATATTACCACTGTTTTTAGAGTATTTTCTTTGGTAAGGGACGAATATAGAGGCATGTGTACAGGATCGTCTCTTCTTTCcttgtaattttcttttgttttttttttgtctcgttCTCTCTGCCCTTGTGCAGAGGaacactttattttttgttctactAGATTAGTGAATGTATTATTAGTCTGTTAGATAATTGGGATAGGAGTAATTTTTATGAGCAAAAGCCAATTCAAAGTTTTGTGAATACAAAATTTCTGGTGTATGCATCTGCCATTGGTGTctgcaaatatttttaaatcagtGATGGAGAAAACAACCACGTTCACTTGTTCCATATCACCTTATCTTATTCCTTGTGTatcaagaaacaattttttttagtgcaAAAGCAGGTAACTAGTTGGAACCATTGGGAGGGATGGAGATGTGAAATTATTCTTGGTAAGGTTTATTTGTTTAATCCTTTCACAGAAGGAGCCAGTAACTTTTTcgactttatttatttagtctcaGCGGAGCTGGTGCTTTGTATTCCTATATTGTTGGGGGGTTGGAGTTCTGCCTGATGAAATGCTTATATTTTTGTAGTAGCAGATGATATGGTACAGTGCATTTTTATTTGTGACGGATTTGTATGTTATATTTAGGTATTACATCTGCATCTGCAAGAGGAGAATAATGGTGTAGCTGAGGGGAGGGCTTGTTTAGAAAATTTGATCcttaaaaagtttaatataaaacttgtcattttttattatattttttttaacattgactataaattattgatttttttggttatttctaATACTTATTCaatctaaatttttattatagttaatttgaaaaaagtatagttaatttcaaaaaatgagTAATTCTAATTTTAAGTCACTTTTAGTAATAATACAGTTGTGAGTATTTGTAATGTTTTAAAAGCAATGCATGTATTTGAGTTTTTGATgcaatttaatagttttattgatgtatgaattttatgtttgtatacGCAATGAAGGGTTAAGATGAAAAGTGAGTTATTCATTAGAAATTTAGAAtcatttgattatatataagaaaatgaagGGAGAAGATGAAAACCAACTTTTTAAAAGTAACTCTTGATATTACTTGATCTCTCatattattcataattattttaaaaaaattcatttaagaaaatatctaattaattaatcatataatttttttacactaataatatttaaaaattaaacttcaactttaattataacttttttgtcTAGTGTGATTAATCAGCTTGAtcctaaaattaatgtttttgtcATTTCTGTGTtacatttcttttcaacctttttagtaaaaataattgatttaatttctgTCCGCacaatttttcttcattttaattttatcgtcTGTTGATATCAGAAAACTATTTATCATAAGAGATCAATAGGTATTCTATATGGGCGTAAAAGTTTTtacttgaaataatttttcattcacctaaaaaaaaaaagaaatcattctTAATAAGTATTGAGTAGCCCCATTTCTGAAAAAATCACAAGTCCATGCTTATATGCCACTTGaggttttaataaaaattgattttgcagTATAAGTACATCGTCAATCTACTCACTGCCATCGTTAATGTACCACTTAGAATCATCCTTCTACTCCAACatacatataaatgaaaaaaaaaacatatataaaatgcggaatctaattaaatcaattttattcaataaaatcgtAAATCAATCGACGTGGGTAATGCTCACATTCGcttcactattaccaaataaaatttcttagaaatatttatgACTTAAAACAAGACTGTTCAAGTTTatcaaataaagtaaaatgacatgtttgatacgtcatgcaattaaaataaaaactcttgtTCCAATGTTACATTCTATCAAAATATTGTGTCTCGGAGTCCTCCATCACAAGgtttcttaaagtaattcacctagtcatttgctctcacaaacacaaggtttaagatcatcacatgatccaAATATAAACAACACATGAGGAGTGAATTATCACATTTTTAAACAGGTAGAGATAAACgaagacacacacatatatagtaaAAATATCACAAGCTTAACTTAACATAATTCACATCATTTTACCAATCATTGTGTAACATCACTTGTCCtaaggatttaatcacaaaatcataTTCTATACCTTCACATTAATCACATGTTCATAACAAAACATCTCAAGTACAACACAACATCTCTCACACACAATTCATTACCCACCATCACATAgcaagtcacaatgatcattacacagacgttatgcaacatatatacttagactcaatcctatattgAATGTGGTATCTTATCAGTGAAAAATAACGCTAGGGCACCTAggattacataataaaatacaccacacaatgggtaagCAGGTCACTCTTATTAAAAGAAATCATAAGGTGATCAATTAGGGTTATTCTGTTTAGCGTGAATGCTctaaccatatgagatcaacatagatttaaaggagcactcaaatcgagtgtatttaccctcaaggcctagactctgaagAATCCATTAGGGtctcatttttcttattcaagTCCAATCCCTAAAACTTTTACATGCAGCCACTGcacatgaattatataatacataTGACTTCACACTTATTTTCAAACGTATTTAATACAATAcgttacaatttaacacctcaggttcctaactttgaatcctacactttccttttaacacctcaTGCATTGCTCTATAATTTAACAACTCTGGTTCCTAACTTGAAATCCTACACTTTTCTTTTAGCAACCGTGATTGTTTCTCTGATTACATGTTTCTGTGGCTTTCAGCGAAGTGACAACACACTCTAAATCAAAATTATGTACTTCTCAACACATCTTCCTGAACAGTGAATATAACTAGAGAGATAAATTTagttaatcttttaataaaagctgtaataaaattggaaataaatCAGGCGTAAGATGCAGAGCTAAAAACAAGGCAGATTTCTTAACAAACTTAGTGCAATAAATCCTTATATAAATGCCTACCTACTAGGAAAGCCATAGCAAAAGCAGAAAAAAAGCACACACTTAACATTTTTTGTCGATTTGGGttaagaaaacgaagaaaaatCAGATAAGTTTCTCACAATTTTGTCATCAGATTCTTCTAATAAATAATgacatgttgatttttttaattaaaactttgaAACATATATCTAATAAAAATCATTGGTTATATTAAAAAGAACATCCATTCATGTGAAGCTAATCTCTGTACTATAATAAAAACTGTGAAAGATTTGATCATGTGCTTCATATCAATTTGATAATGAAAAATGGAATTAATTTGAAGCTGTCTGAAAAAGTTAAAGCCAAGTCTGCTCTAGTGAACCTGGTGAGTCCAAATAATCATTTCTCTAGCAACAAATGCTACACCTGTTTACAATGATCTTTTTCTTCACAAggctcaaaatattttttatttattatatatatatataaataaataaagaagctTGTATAAGGAATAACAACATAAATACAAGGTCGTGCACCAACAAGGAATAATGGACTCACACGGTTTCTGTGTATCTATACCAGCAGCACAAATACAGTTTAACCATGAAACCCAACCATCATCTGCTGTTGACCCTTCGTGCGTATATTTCTAAGTGTAAAGCAAATAAGCAAGCTATACAAAAAAGCCAACCCTTACCAACTCCTTCAACATTCACGTAACTCCTGTATCATCATATTAATCGATCTCCTTTCCTTCACAAAGAGATCGAAACAATCATAACGTTAAACAATTCAAACAAGCCCTGGGATTCATCTCCCATTCACAATAAGAGAATTTTCTTCCTTTCCCTTTCGCATTAATCAATGCCCAAGCTCTATGTTTTGCCAGATCCCATGCGGCCACACAACACAACTTCCCAATTCCCATTGGCCCctctaaaaataacattatttgttTGGGAGGGTACCTGCAGCCCCATCCAATAGTAACATTTTCTCCCAACTGAATCAGACAACTCACAGAGAAAAAGCATATGCGACACCAATTATTTACCCAATATCCCATTTCAGCCACCAGGGCATTCGGATTACAAGAATTTGTGAATAACCTGCTATACTTGTCAGCCAAAGCCCAAAAACTGTATCACCATTCTGGTTGTCCAGCCAGAATTTAGCATCCCTACAACTCCCTAGCCTCCAATATTCTACGTGAAGCCAATATTTGTACTGATAAAATGTTGAAAGACTTGATCATGTACCggatattaatttcattgtcaATAATGGCTTGAAGACTTTGTAAATTGTTAAAGCCAACTCTGCCCGAGTGAACCCAGTGAATCAAAGATAATCAAGTTCTCTAGCAACAAATGGTTCAACTGTTTACAATGaacttttttattcaagttacaTTCTGAGACTCTGAACTGATCCTCAAAGATCAAAAGTTGATTCTCTAAAAATGCCTAGAAGCTTTCAACTAAAAGAAGTATCTCCAAGGATGTGGATACAAGTTATTAACAACTATTTCGAAAGTGCAAATTAGGTTATGAGAGCCTTCTTTAGGGTTCTCAAAGCGTATTAGAGGCTTCTTTTCAATGGCTACTAGATGTAGTTAAGTCTTTACAGAACTGAGTGAATGAACTAACTATATTAGAAAATTAGAGGACACAAGAAATACCTCCATTATTATAAGTTAATGGTACAAGAGTCTTCAAGTGCACATGCAGTGCATACAATAATCAAAATCAAGACAAGCACAAAACATGCAAAAAGTGCACAAacatatacaataaaaaaaaacattaaaaaacccAAAAACAGCCTGTACCATGAAAAGGTGTTCTCGCTCTCCAAACCTCCAAACAGCGATTCAAGCAAGCAATTGATTGGTAGTGGCGGATGAACCTGATTTCAGAATTGATTGGTATCAACAAAGCAAAAATCATCGGGAAGAAACAGTGATCTGCAAGTCTCCTTCTCCaggtcaattaaaaaaattcaatcccAATCAAACTTTTacatatgaatatatttttatttcttatatatttataaaattatcatattactTACTATTTGAGTTAAGATGCATAAATatagttatataaataaaatatttattattttaaattaatttttattatatatattacattaatatttaatattttctaataaaaataaaagtacgattaaaaaagaaaatcaattcaatCCAAATCGCATCAAATTAGATCCAATTATATCGGattaaagttttgaacaaaactgGCTAGATGATAAAGTAAGAATCTAAAGCGAATAAATTAGATgatttttccttcaaaaatgATCAAATCAAATCCACGAACACCCCAAATAGATTCCATGTTTTTTCCGTCAAATTTCTGAACTTGTTCAGCTATTTGGTCTCATGGGGCATGCAAATTTTGTTGACACACGAATCTGTCAATTGGATCAACCAAAGGCTTCAGCACGGTTCCAAAATAATGTCAAGCAGATTGTCTTGAGAAGGGAAATTTTACACTGATTTAGCTAATTTTGGAAGCCATTTCAGCAGACAGCAACTGAAATTTGGTTGACAACAACTAAAATTTGCCTGACCGGTGAAAATTGTAACTGCTTCTATAACTGGATCAGATCAAGATTTAAAATACTGGAAATTACTATTTACATCATTTTAGCAAATGAGATTCATCAGAAAACTTCttatatataggcttgagtaATCTTGAAtccatttcattcagcatgctTTTATGAAAGTTGCTAGTGTATAATTGTATTGTACTGGTGTCACATAAATTCCaatcttttcaatatatttagtaGCATTGctctaataaaaaagataatatactAATTAGTATATCATATGagtaaagtaaaatttaatagaaaatatttgatatattataaaattaaataacccTAACAATACATCTATGTGTATAACCACCTGCAAAGTGTGTCGAGAATTTCAGCTTAATTGGTATTGAGGCATTGTGTCAAGTATCAGTTTTTGATACAACCTCTAAGAAACTCGAGGTTGCACTCGACAAGCAAGATCACATTGCATCTAAGGGATACAGCTATAACAGAAATCTCTTAAGAGTTTAGACTATGTGTATTATAGCCAGATATCGTTTCCAAGGAACAGTTGCAACATGATAAATTGACAACTGAattgaacatatatataaagtcaATTATGTCTGAAACATATTAGCCATAGTGCTGATATAATTGTCACAGTTACAACAACACATCAGTATGTATTCTCAATGATGATATACTTATTTAAAGAACTAATGACATAAATACTACAGTTTAATGTACCATTCTTGTTCTGTCCTCGTACctgcaaaaaaaaacttgatgttAATTGAAAGTCTGAGAACGTTGGTTAAGCAAAGTATAACAAAATGTAGCATACTGatgcaagacaaaaacaaccataacattgataaaattattaaaattgaagtaGCATCATGAATCAATAAAATTGCAGAATTAAGAATCAATGAAATATGAAATGACCAAGGATTTGTAGAATGATCTAACTTCTATTTCACTTAATTCCAGTAATCACGATTCAAAATTTGCAAAGCAATGAAAGAGGTGAATGACCGAGAATGAATCACAAAAAAGATTGGTTAGACTGAATGCCTATGCAAAATGGAAACCGACGTATATATCAAAAAGTATAAAACCTGTGATTATAGGTTGAAATCATTCAAAGCTACAGTCATACAGAAAAAAAGCACTAATATATATTCAGATCTAGTGTTGCAGAAATTGATGAAGCTGGCAtttggagagagagagggagagaaaacaTGTCAACGAAAGACAGAGAGGGAGAGCATTGGTTGGAGAGATCAGACAAAGATAGCACAGATTAAGATTGAGATGCTGATGAATGAATCCTTGAATTCACATGCAGTGGTTTCATTacttcttttcttaaatttaattataaatgaaattattatctaattttatCTAGGAATGTAATATGATGCCCAACACAGATATATCAGCTTACTAATTTGATAATGGTAGTGATAACAAAAGACAAGCAGGCAACAGTAACAATTTGTAGTATAAATGTTAACAAATGACATTTTATTAGAATCCACAATATTTCTATACatgctaataaaataaattggttACCAGATGCTACATTTCTAGTAGTAATTCACAACCCAAGAGAAGAATATATGTTAATACATGATATAGATTAGATCTCACATAATTAAGTGACAAAGAATTAAACATCTGACAAAGCGTTCGAGATTATcattatataattgaaaagaCAGAAATTAGATGATGCCAATTAAAAAGGgtaatcaagaactcacatctGTAGAATTTCAATAAGGTATGACCAAACTTTTGGTAAAAATCTTGAGGTTGCGCCACAACAAAGTTCTGAAACTACCTGAGGGAACGACAGAAACTTGAGACTTACCATCCCCCTGGTTATACAGAATTGTTTGGTATTCATCATCAGCATTTCTAGTGAATTTCAGCATGAAGAAGTCTCCATTGTCAGACATGCACAATGGTAAAATCATGGATTTACTTCAAAAGGACGAATATTAAgatgtaaataactaaaatttattaattgaatCCTAGACTTGTCATCTCCAAACTTCCTCATCTGCCACAAGCCAAGATGGGTGTTGCTATCTTGCCAAACGCACAGCGAGTCTCTAAAAACTCCAATATTTGTATCAACAAAGCAAAAATCGTCGGGAAGAAACAGTGATATGCAAGTCTCCTTCTCCAGGTGAACAGAAATAATTACGATTTCAGAATGAatgatttcttttcctttaataACAACCCAATTAAGGGTTCCACTCAGATACACTCCACCAACTTTAGGTAAAGTCCCAAGAACAGGAAAACCTTTAAGGTTTCTCCAACTACTGTCACCCGCGCCATGAACTTTCATCTCAGTCTTTTCAGATACGTCAAGTGAGAGCATAGTCAATGCAATTGCTACAACCTTGTATTTGTCACTTGACGGATCATAGCCAAACACAAACATTGTTCTACGACCAATGCCCGGGGAAAAAGACAGCGTTGGCGATTCTCTGGATATCACCCTTGTCGCCTTGTTCCAGAAACAAACACGGTATCCTTCTGGTATTTCGCTAACCCCACAGTGCAACCCATTACATGAACCGACCAGATGGTGGCCTGGCATGTTTgcgaaattgaacaagaacGTTTCAATTTGTAGGGAATGGAATAACGAACTTACATCACACGATTCCATGTGGATTTCAGGGATGGATCCGAGGCAGACATTTTTCATCAGTTGAAGGTGTTCCAAATCGTCCTTCGCAGCAGATTTACTAAGGTGCAATTTGATGAAATAGGGATCTGACATCAGGGAGTTCCATCCTTTGCACACACACTTGAATTGGATCAAAGGTTTCACGGGAAGACGAGACAAGATTTCCTCGATGAGTTCGTCACAGAGGAGTGGCGACCATGGTTTCTTCTCTGATCGCATGTTTCTGTGGTTTCTTCTCTGATCGCATGTTTCTGTGGTTTTCAGTGAAGAGTCCACATATATATGTCCCAATGTTGCTAGGGTTTAACCCTtcaataaatgaatatattttatttagagataaatttatttaatattttaataaaagctGTAATAAATTTGGAAATAAATCAGGCGAAAGATGCAGGAGATAAAAACAATGCAGATTTCTGGACAAATTTAGTGGAATAAATCTTCAGTTAAATacacataacatttttttgtccatttggattaagagaaataagaaaaattagatatgtttcttacaatttttgtcatcagactcttcaacatattttaaaattttacgagatatatttaagaaaaagaaaaaagaaaagttagatATGTTTCTCACTATTTATGGGCCTGTGCTGTGCATAGTATTTAGTTtgggaaaataattatatttattttatatcatatccattttaataactaaagaataatgtttttttataattactaaaaactattatttgagtatataataatttaagaatataatatattttataattactacGTAAAAATAGTTTTGTAAATTGAATTAATAGAGTAGATGGAAAAAATTGTGTAACTGTgaggaaattttgcaatttttttactaaattacataaaagttttacaataagaaatttttcagtaaaaaaaaattatgaagtttttaaactattatgccaatgaagtaaaaaaactataaacaaataataaataaaatgctctccaaatttaattggaatgaaaaaaatagaaacaagaatttaaatttgctgataaaaaaatcttcaataaATCTTTAGTTAGGCGAGAAGAGACAGAGTATAGGGAAaacttttcatattaaaattattatgataataaacTAGAGAAAGGTTcgacaattaaaatgaaatatatatatatatatatatatatatatatatatatatatatatatatatatatatatatatatcttagcaATTCAAAT
This window encodes:
- the LOC114404520 gene encoding F-box/kelch-repeat protein At3g23880-like, with protein sequence MRSEKKPWSPLLCDELIEEILSRLPVKPLIQFKCVCKGWNSLMSDPYFIKLHLSKSAAKDDLEHLQLMKNVCLGSIPEIHMESCDVSSLFHSLQIETFLFNFANMPGHHLVGSCNGLHCGVSEIPEGYRVCFWNKATRVISRESPTLSFSPGIGRRTMFVFGYDPSSDKYKVVAIALTMLSLDVSEKTEMKVHGAGDSSWRNLKGFPVLGTLPKVGGVYLSGTLNWVVIKGKEIIHSEIVIISVHLEKETCISLFLPDDFCFVDTNIGVFRDSLCVWQDSNTHLGLWQMRKFGDDKSRIQLINFSYLHLNIRPFEVNP